Proteins from a genomic interval of Glycine soja cultivar W05 unplaced genomic scaffold, ASM419377v2 tig00105553_1_pilon, whole genome shotgun sequence:
- the LOC114404657 gene encoding auxin-induced protein 6B has product MGFRLPGIRKASFSANQASSKAVDVEKGYLAVYVGEKMRRFVIPVSYLNKPSFQDLLSQAEEEFGYHHPNGGLTIPCSEDVFQHITSFLN; this is encoded by the coding sequence ATGGGTTTTCGTTTGCCTGGTATCAGAAAGGCATCATTTTCTGCAAACCAAGCATCTTCAAAAGCCGTGGATGTGGAAAAGGGCTACCTTGCAGTCTATGTCGGAGAGAAAATGAGGCGGTTTGTGATCCCCGTATCTTACTTGAACAAACCCTCATTCCAGGACTTGTTAAGTCAGGCTGAGGAAGAGTTTGGATATCATCATCCCAACGGTGGCCTCACAATTCCTTGCAGTGAAGATGTCTTCCAACATATAACTTCTTTCTTGAATTAa